In one Pseudarthrobacter oxydans genomic region, the following are encoded:
- the rpsN gene encoding 30S ribosomal protein S14, with product MAKKSKIARNEQRKVIVERYAAKRLELKKTLVDENATDEAREAARLGLQKLPRNASPIRLRNRDIIDGRPRGTFQKFGISRVRFRDMAHKGELPGITKSSW from the coding sequence ATGGCTAAGAAGTCCAAGATTGCTCGCAACGAGCAGCGCAAGGTCATCGTGGAGCGTTACGCTGCAAAGCGCCTCGAGCTGAAGAAGACCCTGGTTGACGAAAACGCAACCGACGAAGCACGCGAAGCGGCCCGCCTGGGCCTGCAGAAGCTGCCCCGCAACGCGTCCCCGATCCGTCTGCGTAACCGCGACATCATCGACGGCCGCCCCCGCGGTACCTTCCAGAAGTTCGGCATCTCCCGTGTCCGCTTCCGCGACATGGCTCACAAGGGCGAACTCCCGGGCATCACCAAGTCTTCCTGGTAA
- the rpmG gene encoding 50S ribosomal protein L33 gives MAKDKDVRPIIKLKSTAGTGYTYVTRKNRRNDPDRMVLKKYDPKIRQHVEFREER, from the coding sequence GTGGCTAAGGACAAGGACGTACGTCCGATCATCAAGCTCAAGTCGACTGCGGGCACGGGTTACACCTACGTAACCCGCAAGAACCGTCGTAACGATCCGGACCGCATGGTCCTGAAGAAGTACGACCCCAAGATCCGCCAGCACGTCGAATTCCGAGAGGAGCGCTAA
- the rpmB gene encoding 50S ribosomal protein L28, with amino-acid sequence MAAHCQVTGAEPGFGHSISHSHRRNKRRFDPNIQKKRYWVPSLRRNVTLQVSARGIKTIDVRGIDVVVAQILARGVKL; translated from the coding sequence ATGGCAGCACACTGCCAAGTGACCGGAGCCGAGCCGGGCTTTGGGCACAGCATTTCGCACTCGCACCGCCGCAACAAGCGCCGGTTCGATCCGAACATTCAGAAGAAGCGCTACTGGGTTCCGTCCCTGCGCCGTAACGTCACGCTGCAGGTCTCTGCACGTGGCATCAAGACCATCGACGTACGCGGCATCGACGTAGTCGTCGCCCAGATTCTGGCTCGTGGGGTGAAGCTCTAG
- a CDS encoding SGNH/GDSL hydrolase family protein, producing the protein MDFTTRFVALGDSFTEGVGDDDSTRPNGVRGWADRVAEQLGAADPAFGYANLAIRGRKLRHILAEQVDAAVELKPTLVSIYAGANDILRPRIDIDDLLVEYDDAIAKLRATGAAVVMFTGFDARGSKVFSTMRGRTAIYNELVRGIAGDHGALLVDYWRFSEYYDWGMWAQDRMHMSAAGHANMAKRVLDVLEHDHSIDIPPMTPVPELSGLDAIRANARWFREYAGPWVVRRVTGKSSGDGLRPRYPQLTHL; encoded by the coding sequence ATGGATTTCACAACCCGGTTCGTTGCCCTTGGCGACTCCTTCACGGAGGGTGTGGGCGACGACGATTCCACCCGCCCCAATGGTGTCCGCGGCTGGGCGGACCGCGTGGCCGAACAGCTGGGAGCCGCTGACCCCGCCTTCGGCTACGCCAACCTCGCCATCCGCGGGAGGAAGCTCCGCCACATCCTGGCTGAGCAGGTGGACGCCGCCGTGGAACTTAAACCCACCCTGGTGAGCATCTACGCGGGGGCCAACGACATCCTGCGCCCCAGGATCGACATCGATGACCTTTTGGTGGAGTACGACGACGCCATCGCCAAGCTGCGTGCCACCGGTGCCGCCGTGGTGATGTTCACGGGATTCGACGCGCGTGGCTCGAAGGTGTTCAGCACCATGCGTGGGCGCACGGCCATCTACAACGAACTGGTCCGCGGCATCGCCGGCGACCACGGCGCGCTGCTGGTGGACTACTGGCGCTTCAGCGAGTACTACGACTGGGGCATGTGGGCGCAGGACCGGATGCACATGTCCGCTGCCGGGCACGCCAACATGGCCAAGCGGGTGCTGGACGTCCTGGAGCACGACCACTCCATCGACATCCCGCCCATGACGCCCGTCCCCGAACTCAGCGGGCTGGACGCCATCCGGGCCAACGCCCGGTGGTTCCGCGAGTACGCCGGGCCGTGGGTGGTCCGCCGGGTCACCGGGAAGTCGTCCGGGGACGGCCTTAGGCCGAGGTACCCACAGCTCACGCACCTCTAA
- a CDS encoding MarR family winged helix-turn-helix transcriptional regulator, giving the protein MTEPRWLNADERRAWLALVSINTLLPAALDTKLHTAGKLSLFDYTVLAMLSEAEGRFLPMSELAARSSASLSRLSHVVTKLQKRGWVERRPHPHDARVTTAHLTDEGMATIVGLAPGHVEDVRDLFLDALTEQDVLDLARIGEKVVGRLDADHWILREN; this is encoded by the coding sequence ATGACCGAACCGCGCTGGCTCAACGCCGACGAACGCCGAGCCTGGCTGGCCCTGGTGAGCATCAATACCCTCCTGCCTGCGGCCTTGGACACCAAGCTCCACACAGCGGGAAAGCTTTCGCTTTTCGACTACACCGTCCTGGCCATGCTCTCCGAGGCGGAAGGCAGGTTCTTGCCCATGAGCGAACTCGCTGCCCGCAGCAGCGCGTCGTTGTCCCGGCTCTCGCACGTGGTGACCAAGCTGCAGAAGCGAGGCTGGGTGGAGCGGCGGCCGCATCCCCATGATGCCCGGGTCACCACCGCCCACCTCACCGACGAGGGGATGGCAACCATCGTGGGCCTTGCACCCGGCCATGTGGAGGACGTCCGTGACCTGTTCCTTGATGCCCTCACCGAGCAGGACGTCCTTGACCTGGCTCGGATCGGCGAAAAGGTAGTGGGCCGGCTGGATGCGGACCACTGGATCCTGAGGGAAAACTAG
- a CDS encoding YciI family protein produces the protein MYVVSLSYRVPQDIVDFHNEGHISWLQKAFDDGVFIAAGRKVPRTGGLLLSQADRATLDACLKQDPFYTNGVADFEVMEFHAARVAPGYEILLDS, from the coding sequence ATGTATGTTGTCTCCCTGAGTTACCGGGTTCCGCAGGACATCGTGGACTTCCACAATGAGGGCCACATTTCCTGGCTGCAGAAGGCCTTTGATGACGGAGTCTTTATTGCCGCAGGCCGCAAGGTGCCGCGGACGGGCGGCCTGCTGCTCTCCCAGGCGGACCGCGCCACCCTCGATGCCTGCCTGAAGCAGGACCCGTTCTACACGAACGGCGTTGCGGACTTCGAAGTCATGGAGTTCCACGCCGCAAGGGTGGCGCCGGGCTACGAAATCCTCCTGGACAGCTAA
- a CDS encoding SGNH/GDSL hydrolase family protein: protein MGANPLLPELEGRRVFVALGDSFTEGVGDRDERLPNGVRGWADRVAEKLAKAQPGWRYANLAIRSKRLRQIINEQLEPALAMKPALVTLYAGGNDILDLKTDMVVLMADYENFVAQLAETGATLVLFTGFDVKVSALLEPLKKRNTFYNQRVRAIAAKYGAVLVDYWSLDAFHDRRMWDSDRLHMSKAGHKYLAGQVLDRLGVPHKITPKDWEPPLRPSLREWERQQRRWIHDWVLPLFGRKLRGVTLGDELTPRWPEPVKVPRKGGLKKLAAKSYFSEAN, encoded by the coding sequence ATGGGTGCTAATCCTTTGCTTCCGGAGCTGGAGGGCCGGCGGGTATTCGTTGCTTTGGGCGATTCGTTTACCGAGGGCGTCGGGGACCGGGATGAGCGGCTGCCCAACGGGGTCCGGGGCTGGGCAGACCGGGTTGCGGAGAAACTGGCCAAGGCCCAGCCGGGTTGGCGGTACGCGAACCTGGCCATCCGAAGCAAACGCCTCCGGCAGATCATCAACGAGCAGCTGGAACCGGCACTGGCAATGAAGCCCGCCCTGGTAACGCTGTACGCGGGCGGCAATGACATCCTGGACCTGAAGACGGACATGGTGGTCCTCATGGCCGACTATGAAAACTTCGTGGCACAGCTGGCGGAGACCGGAGCTACTTTGGTGCTCTTTACCGGTTTCGACGTCAAGGTCTCAGCGCTGTTGGAACCGCTGAAGAAGCGCAACACCTTCTACAACCAGCGGGTTCGGGCGATTGCGGCAAAATATGGCGCAGTCCTGGTGGATTACTGGTCCCTCGATGCCTTCCATGACCGGCGGATGTGGGACTCGGACCGGCTCCACATGTCCAAGGCCGGGCACAAATACCTGGCAGGGCAGGTGCTGGACCGGCTGGGTGTGCCCCACAAGATCACGCCCAAGGACTGGGAACCGCCCTTACGGCCCAGCCTGCGGGAGTGGGAGCGGCAGCAGCGGCGCTGGATCCACGACTGGGTACTGCCGCTCTTCGGCCGCAAACTTCGCGGCGTCACCCTGGGGGACGAGCTCACCCCGCGGTGGCCGGAACCGGTGAAGGTGCCGCGGAAAGGCGGGCTGAAGAAGCTGGCGGCGAAGTCCTACTTCAGTGAAGCCAACTAG
- a CDS encoding glycoside hydrolase family 16 protein has translation MFKKIAIVMTMGALSLTGCGPAPTTNGAADPSSADGASAPATPGPTDTATASPAATASSSQTPAAEEATEATPVTSAPAPAAAPAPAAAAAQPVSQALATTGDGAQAATAFGWGPVLTGDEFSYTGAPDRTKWSVYNSAGHAGKGLRSPQAWSVANGVATVSGDAAGTTGGMSAKFAEQRYGRWETRMKTNARDPKYHPVLILNNNSAPNCAEIDYAEGSSVTSVMRFFLHYACGGADFQTTAATPVDGTQWHNYAVEWTPGGISGYVDGVKTFTDTNPAHQPSTVMKQTVQLDWFPDGSATKPSQMQVDWVRVYK, from the coding sequence TTGTTCAAGAAAATAGCCATCGTTATGACCATGGGTGCTTTGTCCCTGACAGGATGCGGCCCGGCCCCTACGACCAACGGGGCGGCTGACCCATCCTCGGCCGACGGCGCGTCCGCGCCTGCCACTCCAGGCCCCACTGACACGGCCACAGCATCTCCGGCGGCCACGGCTTCGAGCAGCCAGACTCCAGCTGCGGAGGAGGCAACCGAGGCGACACCGGTCACTTCTGCGCCGGCGCCTGCCGCGGCACCCGCGCCTGCGGCCGCGGCCGCCCAGCCGGTCAGCCAGGCTCTCGCGACGACGGGTGACGGTGCGCAGGCAGCTACCGCCTTCGGTTGGGGCCCGGTCCTGACGGGCGACGAATTCTCCTACACCGGAGCACCGGACCGGACGAAATGGAGTGTCTATAACAGTGCAGGGCATGCAGGCAAAGGCCTGCGCAGCCCCCAGGCCTGGTCCGTTGCCAACGGCGTAGCCACCGTTAGCGGAGACGCAGCCGGTACCACTGGAGGCATGTCGGCAAAGTTCGCGGAGCAAAGGTATGGCCGTTGGGAAACGCGCATGAAAACCAATGCGCGGGACCCGAAATACCACCCGGTCCTGATCCTCAACAACAACAGTGCCCCGAACTGCGCCGAGATCGATTATGCCGAGGGCAGCTCAGTCACCTCCGTCATGAGGTTCTTCCTGCACTACGCCTGTGGTGGAGCGGATTTCCAGACCACAGCGGCGACGCCTGTCGATGGCACGCAGTGGCACAACTACGCGGTGGAGTGGACCCCGGGCGGCATCAGCGGATACGTCGACGGAGTAAAGACCTTCACGGACACGAACCCGGCGCACCAGCCCTCTACCGTAATGAAGCAGACAGTGCAGCTGGATTGGTTCCCGGACGGCTCCGCCACCAAGCCATCGCAGATGCAGGTCGATTGGGTCCGCGTCTACAAGTAA
- a CDS encoding siderophore-interacting protein: protein MKTRETAAAKTMNTEPMTLAFEVTVTSVQELSPNFRRITFGGYSLRDFGVHGDTLDLRIKLMIPSLAADGSPLPLPVFEMSSSGWYREWLAMDPAVRGSMRTYTVRQSRLDAVYPEIDVDFVMHFDHCGNGGPAANWALNAKPGDAITIIGPNNRAAHCVTAETYSGIEWRPGLAQRILLAGDETAVPAISAILESLPEYMTGHAFLEVPEAGDFLELTSPADIEITWLARGASIGRSRPHGELLQQAVRSAVPEPGWVGIKAAGGGAGPEPEDVNVDVDILWETPARMETSDIQATKNPDMPAGAMPFYAWIAGEAAVIKDMRRYLVRDVGIDRKQVAFMGYWRQGKAEL from the coding sequence ATGAAAACCCGGGAAACTGCCGCCGCAAAGACGATGAACACCGAGCCCATGACCCTGGCGTTCGAAGTCACCGTGACATCGGTCCAGGAATTGAGCCCCAACTTCCGCAGGATCACGTTCGGCGGGTACTCGCTGCGGGACTTCGGCGTCCACGGCGACACCCTGGACCTCCGGATCAAGCTCATGATCCCGTCCCTCGCGGCGGACGGCAGCCCGCTGCCCCTCCCGGTGTTCGAAATGAGCTCCTCCGGCTGGTACCGCGAATGGCTCGCCATGGATCCTGCCGTCCGGGGCTCGATGCGGACCTACACGGTCCGGCAGTCGCGCCTCGACGCTGTGTACCCGGAAATCGACGTCGACTTCGTGATGCACTTTGACCACTGTGGCAACGGCGGGCCGGCCGCCAACTGGGCCCTCAACGCGAAGCCGGGCGACGCCATCACCATCATCGGGCCCAACAACAGGGCCGCGCACTGCGTCACCGCCGAGACCTACTCAGGCATCGAATGGCGCCCAGGACTGGCGCAGCGCATCCTGCTGGCCGGCGACGAAACAGCCGTCCCGGCCATCTCCGCCATCCTGGAAAGCCTGCCGGAATACATGACCGGGCACGCCTTCCTGGAAGTCCCCGAAGCCGGCGACTTCCTCGAACTGACCTCGCCGGCGGACATCGAAATCACCTGGCTGGCCCGGGGCGCCTCGATCGGCCGCTCCCGCCCGCACGGCGAGCTGCTCCAGCAGGCAGTGCGTTCGGCGGTTCCTGAGCCCGGCTGGGTTGGCATCAAAGCGGCCGGCGGCGGCGCCGGCCCGGAGCCCGAAGACGTCAACGTGGATGTGGACATCCTCTGGGAGACCCCCGCGCGGATGGAGACTTCGGACATCCAGGCCACCAAGAACCCCGACATGCCGGCCGGCGCCATGCCCTTCTACGCCTGGATCGCCGGGGAAGCCGCCGTCATCAAGGACATGCGCCGCTACCTGGTCCGGGACGTCGGAATCGACCGGAAACAGGTCGCGTTCATGGGCTACTGGCGCCAGGGCAAGGCCGAGCTGTAG
- a CDS encoding ABC transporter ATP-binding protein: protein MAVLNAKDLTLKYDQRCVVDGLNAEIPEGKVTMIVGANACGKSTLLRGLSRLLKPAAGTVALDGKDIHSLPARQLARTLGLLPQHPTAPDGITVRDLVGRGRYPHQGFFRSWSPQDEAAVQRALEATETLALAGRNVDELSGGQRQRAWIAMALAQETDVLLLDEPTTYLDLAHQVEVLDLVTDLNRQRGTTVAIVLHDLNLAARYADTVIAMKGGAVVAVGSPAEVVTEALVRNVFGLESRVIPDPLSGTPLVIPIGRHHVPANELELVS from the coding sequence GTGGCAGTTCTCAACGCCAAGGACCTGACGCTGAAATATGACCAGCGCTGCGTGGTGGACGGGCTCAACGCCGAAATCCCGGAAGGCAAGGTGACCATGATCGTGGGTGCCAACGCCTGCGGGAAGTCCACCCTCCTCCGAGGCCTGTCCCGGCTCCTCAAACCTGCGGCCGGCACCGTCGCCCTGGACGGCAAGGACATCCACTCGCTGCCCGCCCGTCAACTGGCCCGCACCCTGGGCCTCCTCCCGCAGCACCCCACAGCCCCGGACGGCATCACCGTGAGGGACCTGGTGGGCCGCGGACGCTATCCGCACCAGGGCTTCTTCCGGAGCTGGAGCCCGCAGGATGAGGCTGCGGTGCAGCGCGCACTGGAAGCCACCGAGACGCTGGCCCTCGCCGGGCGGAACGTGGACGAACTCTCCGGCGGACAGCGGCAGCGGGCATGGATCGCCATGGCTTTAGCGCAGGAAACCGACGTGCTGCTCCTGGACGAGCCCACCACCTACCTGGACCTCGCGCACCAGGTGGAGGTCCTGGACCTCGTGACAGACCTGAACCGGCAGCGGGGCACCACCGTGGCCATCGTCCTGCATGACCTGAACCTGGCCGCCCGGTACGCGGACACCGTTATCGCCATGAAGGGCGGGGCCGTGGTGGCCGTCGGTTCCCCCGCCGAGGTGGTCACGGAGGCCCTGGTCCGCAATGTCTTTGGCCTCGAGTCCCGCGTTATCCCCGATCCCCTTTCCGGAACACCCCTGGTCATTCCCATCGGCCGCCACCACGTCCCCGCCAACGAACTGGAGCTCGTTTCATGA
- a CDS encoding FecCD family ABC transporter permease, with the protein MTGQRRGRLGVNRTAVLAAAVVILFAVSVLLGSYTVTIPDFFKILIGHLTGGEKVPGASFIVMENKLPRAVLGTMVGLAFGLAGALFQTMLRNPLASPDVIGISYGASAAAVAAIVIFGASGAVVSGAALAGALGVAALIYAISSGTMGGTGRGDAAGNRLILAGVGIAAALHAVVSFLMTRADIRTAADALVWLNGSLNSASWDRAGVLALALAVLIPAVAAIAGPLRILELGPDAAAGLGIRVGATRLALVTIAVSLAAVATAAAGPVSFVAFLAGPIARRFTGKASLPASALVGALIVLAADYLAANLAPLLLDGTVLPVGVITGALGAPFLLWLLVTANRKEA; encoded by the coding sequence CTGACAGGGCAACGCCGGGGACGGCTGGGGGTGAACCGGACCGCCGTCCTCGCCGCCGCCGTCGTAATCCTGTTCGCAGTGTCCGTGCTGCTGGGCAGCTACACCGTGACCATCCCGGACTTCTTCAAAATCCTCATCGGGCACCTGACAGGCGGGGAAAAGGTCCCCGGCGCCAGCTTCATCGTGATGGAGAACAAGCTGCCGCGGGCGGTCCTCGGCACCATGGTGGGCCTGGCGTTCGGCCTGGCCGGTGCCCTGTTCCAGACCATGCTGCGCAACCCGCTGGCCAGCCCGGACGTCATCGGCATCAGCTACGGCGCCAGCGCCGCCGCGGTGGCCGCCATCGTCATTTTCGGTGCGTCCGGTGCCGTGGTTTCCGGGGCAGCGCTTGCCGGCGCGCTCGGCGTCGCGGCGCTGATCTACGCCATCTCCAGCGGCACCATGGGCGGAACCGGCCGCGGTGATGCCGCCGGCAACCGGCTCATCCTGGCGGGTGTGGGCATCGCCGCCGCGCTGCATGCCGTGGTGAGCTTCCTGATGACCCGCGCAGACATCCGCACCGCAGCGGATGCCCTCGTCTGGCTCAACGGCTCCCTGAACTCCGCCAGCTGGGACCGGGCCGGGGTGCTGGCCCTTGCCCTCGCCGTCCTTATTCCCGCCGTTGCAGCCATCGCCGGGCCGCTGCGCATCCTGGAGCTCGGCCCCGATGCCGCCGCCGGCCTGGGCATCCGCGTCGGTGCCACCCGCCTCGCGCTGGTCACCATCGCCGTCTCGCTCGCGGCAGTGGCGACGGCGGCTGCCGGCCCGGTCTCGTTCGTCGCCTTCCTGGCCGGGCCCATCGCCCGGCGCTTCACCGGCAAGGCCAGCCTCCCGGCGTCGGCCCTGGTGGGCGCCCTCATTGTCCTCGCCGCAGACTACCTCGCCGCCAATCTTGCACCCCTGCTGCTGGACGGCACCGTCCTGCCGGTGGGCGTCATCACCGGTGCGCTCGGTGCCCCGTTCCTGCTGTGGCTCCTGGTCACGGCCAACCGAAAGGAAGCCTGA
- a CDS encoding iron chelate uptake ABC transporter family permease subunit, translating into MTDSTTTAARQEPAPGTFVPGTGPAVHAPGRTFGGPRAAWLLAAVVVLALLAGASLAIGARGLPLATVWQALTAFDPANGDHAVVHARIPRTVLGLLAGGALGLAGAAMQGVARNPLADPGILGVNAGAALAVVTGIYVFGVGSLSGYIWFAFVGAAAAAVVVYLIASLGRDGATPVKLALAGAALNAGLYSLMNVILVSSQDTLDRFRFWQVGGIAGRDWSAVLFGLPFLAAGALIVLLTGRILNSLALGDDIARGLGQRVGPARAVTALGIVLLCGSATALAGPVAFVGLVIPHAVRFLTGPDYRWILPFSLVLAPALLLGADIIGRVVLLPGEVPAGIMTALVGAPVFVWLIRRGKGAGL; encoded by the coding sequence ATGACGGACAGTACGACGACGGCGGCCCGCCAGGAGCCGGCGCCCGGCACCTTCGTGCCGGGCACGGGGCCCGCAGTACATGCCCCCGGCCGCACGTTTGGAGGGCCGCGCGCCGCCTGGCTGCTGGCCGCCGTCGTTGTACTGGCGCTGCTGGCCGGGGCCTCCCTGGCCATTGGCGCGCGGGGCCTTCCCCTCGCCACCGTGTGGCAGGCGCTCACCGCGTTTGATCCCGCCAACGGCGACCACGCCGTGGTCCACGCCCGCATTCCCCGCACCGTCCTTGGCCTGCTGGCCGGCGGTGCGCTGGGCCTTGCGGGCGCAGCCATGCAGGGCGTGGCCCGCAACCCGCTCGCGGACCCGGGCATTTTGGGTGTTAACGCCGGCGCGGCCCTGGCTGTGGTCACCGGCATCTATGTTTTCGGCGTCGGATCCCTCTCCGGCTATATCTGGTTCGCCTTCGTCGGGGCAGCAGCCGCCGCCGTCGTGGTGTACCTCATTGCTTCCCTGGGCCGGGACGGCGCCACCCCGGTGAAGCTCGCCCTGGCAGGCGCGGCACTGAATGCCGGCCTGTACTCGCTGATGAACGTCATCCTGGTCTCCAGCCAGGACACTTTGGACCGGTTCCGCTTCTGGCAGGTGGGCGGAATCGCCGGGCGCGACTGGTCCGCGGTGCTCTTCGGACTTCCATTCCTTGCCGCGGGGGCGCTCATTGTGCTGCTGACCGGCCGCATCCTCAACAGCCTGGCCCTCGGCGACGACATTGCCCGCGGCCTCGGCCAGCGCGTGGGACCGGCAAGGGCCGTCACGGCCCTCGGCATCGTGCTGCTGTGCGGCTCCGCCACTGCCCTTGCCGGACCCGTCGCCTTCGTGGGCCTGGTCATCCCGCATGCGGTCCGCTTCCTCACCGGCCCCGACTACCGCTGGATCCTGCCGTTCTCCCTGGTCCTTGCGCCGGCGCTGCTGCTGGGGGCCGACATCATCGGCCGCGTGGTCCTCCTGCCCGGCGAAGTCCCGGCCGGCATCATGACCGCCCTCGTCGGCGCGCCCGTCTTCGTCTGGCTGATTCGCCGCGGCAAGGGGGCCGGACTGTGA
- a CDS encoding iron-siderophore ABC transporter substrate-binding protein: MTSPLFSGPGTTRRTLFKSAGKATAVLAAAALTLSACSTGPASSTTDAGASSSSSAQFPVTIEHVYGKTTIEKQPTRVATVSWVNDDVAIALGVVPVGVPKNEWGGNEQGSTPWKDAALEELGAGFGSDKAPVQYSEADGINFTEIAKLTPDVILAAYSGFTEEDYKKLSEIAPVVAHPELAYGTSWQDSTSIIGKALGKDAEATKLISDTEAAIKDKVAEYPQLAGKSFIYGNLEPAKGDGVNVYTAMDNRPRFLSGIGMKLAPIVEEKSKGSKEFFLPWSAEKANELESDIFVTWVPDAATADSIKSDPLLSQIPAIKNGALVADSDNTLTLSISASSPLSLPWSLDTFLPQLATAADAVK, translated from the coding sequence GTGACTTCCCCCCTCTTCTCCGGGCCCGGCACCACCCGCCGCACGCTGTTCAAGTCAGCCGGCAAGGCCACCGCTGTCCTGGCCGCAGCGGCACTTACCCTCTCCGCATGCTCAACAGGCCCCGCCTCCTCCACCACGGACGCCGGCGCATCCAGCTCCAGCAGTGCGCAGTTCCCCGTCACCATCGAGCACGTGTACGGCAAGACCACCATCGAGAAGCAGCCCACCCGGGTAGCCACCGTTTCCTGGGTCAATGACGATGTGGCCATTGCCCTGGGCGTTGTCCCGGTGGGCGTTCCCAAGAACGAATGGGGCGGCAACGAGCAGGGCTCCACGCCCTGGAAGGACGCAGCCCTGGAGGAGCTTGGCGCCGGCTTCGGCTCGGACAAGGCCCCGGTCCAGTACTCCGAGGCGGACGGCATCAACTTCACCGAGATCGCCAAGCTCACCCCGGACGTCATCCTGGCCGCCTACTCCGGCTTCACCGAGGAGGACTACAAGAAACTGAGCGAGATCGCCCCGGTTGTGGCCCATCCGGAACTCGCTTACGGAACTTCCTGGCAGGACTCCACCTCCATCATCGGCAAGGCACTTGGCAAGGACGCCGAGGCAACCAAGCTGATTTCCGACACGGAGGCCGCCATCAAGGACAAGGTTGCCGAGTACCCGCAGCTGGCCGGCAAGAGCTTCATCTACGGCAACCTCGAGCCGGCCAAGGGCGACGGCGTCAACGTCTACACCGCCATGGACAACCGCCCGCGCTTCCTCAGCGGGATCGGCATGAAGCTGGCCCCGATCGTTGAGGAGAAGTCCAAGGGTTCCAAGGAGTTCTTCCTCCCCTGGTCGGCTGAAAAGGCCAATGAGCTCGAATCGGACATCTTCGTGACCTGGGTGCCGGATGCAGCCACCGCTGACTCCATCAAGTCAGATCCCCTGCTGAGCCAGATCCCGGCCATCAAGAACGGCGCCCTGGTTGCTGATTCGGACAACACCCTGACGCTGTCCATCTCCGCTTCCTCCCCGCTGAGCCTGCCGTGGTCGCTGGATACGTTCCTGCCCCAGCTGGCCACCGCAGCGGATGCTGTGAAGTAA